The Gossypium arboreum isolate Shixiya-1 chromosome 2, ASM2569848v2, whole genome shotgun sequence region TGTTCAATTTGTTAGGGTCAAATCATGGAGATATAGagtattggaatagttgatttttTCCCCTTCATTTTGGCCGTTTCTACTATAATTGATAATGTTGTATTTGTGTGCTATTGATGTTATTAAACATCGGGGTTGCTGTGGATATTTGTTTTCTCATTTGATGATTTTATACTCCCAGGCCAACGCTGCATCGGGAATGGCTGTGCATGATGATTGCAAGTTGAAGTTCTTGGAGCTCAAGGCAAAAAGAACCCACCGCTTCATTGTTTTCAAAATCGAGGAGAAGCAAAAGCAAGTTATTGTGGAGAAGCTTGGTGAACCAACCGAAAGCTATGAGGATTTTACTAAATGTCTCCCCGCTGATGAATGTCGATATGCTGTGTACGATTTTGATTTTCTAACGGCCGAGAACGTACCAAAGAGCAGAATCTTTTTCATAGCATGGTACTGCAAAGTTTCTTAATCGTGGTGTTCCATTGTTTCCTTTTATTACTTACTATATGTTGTTGTCGTCCTTTGAAGGTCTCCCGACACGTCAAGGATCAGGAGCAAGATGATTTACGCCAGCTCCAAAGATAGATTCAAGCGAGAACTGGATGGAATTCAGGTGGAATTGCAAGCAACAGATCCAACTGAGATGGGTCTCGATGTGTTCAAAAGCCGTGCTAACTGAATACGGTTCTTTTAGGCATTTGCAACCGGGAAGCTTCCTTCCTTCCTACAGTATGTCTTTACTTAAGTGAAATGTTTATAGGTTTCGAAACGGCAAACTCGGGATTTCCGGAGttatgccataagacttttatcagtctcgatgatGATAAACCCGTAGTTTCGGGTATATGTGATTTGTTATCTATAGAACCTATGTATTGAGTGCCTTTGTGTAGTCTTAATCTCTTTCAACGCTAAATGCAACTGTTTGTGAGGGTTAGACAACACATTAGTTcgttttcaagttttttttttctttaattttctttgAATATTGACCCTTGTTTATTTGTTTCAGTGTGTTAAAAAGGGCATGCTTTTATGTCTTTCCAGTCACTGATTCTTTTTGCCATTATTTATGACACTGGATTCGATTGCAAATTTATTTGTACAATATCTTTTGCTGGTTGATATTTTTTTGCTTGATTCAGACTTgtttatgttttgttttgttcATTTAGCTTCAAAAGTTAAAatatatcattaaattatttaaaatttttatttaagttataaaattatcATCAGATTATTCAAAGAGTTGTTAAAATTGCTCTTTGTacgacatttttattttcattgttAGTACCAATTGAAAATGAActctttttgtttttgttttagtttaatttattttataaaatatttttggatgtaacgaatttataaattaaaatttaacagatttataaaatattttgtaatgaatttgtgaataaaattttaaataaatttgaaaaaaaaattgtatatcctaatgtgtcaaataaattattttgaataatttaataattataatgaatTTTTTAATCTAAGTATTGGATTTGGATGCCAACTTTGAATGTTAATAATGATGCTTTATCATGTTCTTAACTAATTGGCTTCGCTTGCTTTCCCGGCTAGGCTCATCACAATATAACATTCCGTTGTCATGTCAAAATGTTTAACTGTAATTAGAAATCATTAATATCATATTAAATaggatattaaaattttaaaaatgattaaattatttatgagTTGATATCGAGTTAATTTGTAACATCAATTCaatgtaaaattaattaaattatttatgaatTTCGCAATTAAGTCTACTTTAGTACTTAAGCTTAAAAATTAAGTCTATTTTAATTcataaatttttagaaaatataaaaGTTCGATGATCTGCACTTTGATAGTATGTCACTTCATTAGATCTAACTTAAAAAGTGATAATGTAATATAAATTACCATACCAAATCATCGAACATTGACATTTTCTGAAAATTTTGGTCCGAAATGAATTTATTTACCAAAGTTCATGGGTCAAAACTATATTAACcctttaaaaaagttaaaattagaTTAAAAAACTAGAATTTGTAAAATTCAGCCGAGTCAAACGAAGCCGCCAACGAGTGAAGTTATCTATTAGCCGAGTCCATAAAATACAGCGCGGCTTAATCATGACCACGACACCAAAAGCTGTGCCCTCTAGAACCGAACACGACGTGGCAACACAAGATTAGGTGAAGAAATGTTTCGTACGATAACCTAATGTACAAATACAAACACCCTATCAATTCTCAACTCAACTGGGGCAAGTTTTCACCGAAATAAAAGGACCTTTGTCCCTCCCCACCGTTTTTCAACCCTCGTCATCGGAAGAGCTTTCCTTTTTTTCTCTCTATATTTTCTCATCTCCTTTTCCACCGCCGTCGATCTCGATCCTtatccccgttttcaaaaaagCTCCAAAAAGATGGTAATGTTTCAGctgccttttttttttaaaaaaagtttaaaattaatagtttatCCTTGAATTAGATTGTATTTCTGATATTTTTGTGTAATTTCTTAGCAATCCGACTGGAtcgtctttttctttttgttgatttttaagttttaaattaatAGTTTAAGCTGGAATTTAATCCTATTTCTGATTTTTAGTGTAATTTCTTAGCAATCCGATTGGATCTTTTTTTTTTCGTTTATTCTTGAATTTAGTCGATTTTCTGATATTTTTGAGTGATTTCTTAGTAATCCGACTGGATCCTTACTTTTaagtttaaaattaatagtttatCCTTTAATTGAATCGTAGTTCTGGTATTTTTGTCTAATTTCTTAGCAATTCGACTGGATCGTCTCTTTtcttgttgattttttttttgtcgtTTTAAATTAATAGTGTATCCTAGAATTAAATCATATATCTCTGGTTTTTTGTGTAACTTCTTAGCAATTCGACCGGATCGGCTCTTTTCCTGTTGATTTTTTTTGTAGTTTTAAATTAATAGTTTATCCTAGAATTAAATCATATCTCTGGTATCTTTGTGTAAATTCTTAGTAATCCAACTAGATCCTCTTgttttttttgttgatttttcttttttaattttgtgTTTGATCGTTTAATTGATCTCTGCATCGATGCTTGAAAATCCCCGGAAATTTTTGAGTGTCTGGATCTTAGGATTTTAAATGTGTAGTTAATGATTTGATTTTATTTCTATGAAATTATATGTACTAATTTGTGCTGAAAATGGAATCATTACTGTTCTAGCCTCTAGTCTATTTAGCTGCTTGATTCTACTGAATTTGCTGTTAATCTAAATACGTATCGGTTTCTATTTTATGAATACTCTATTTTTAGCTGTTTTTCTTTGAcactgacttttttttttttaacttgtttaataTATTAATCTCAATCTGTCTGCGCTTGTACTTTGGATCCTTGtatttttgttgttattattattttcttatatttaCTGAAGCCAAAGAAAATCTTATTTTATATATCCAAACATAATATAATGATTTTATGATCGTAAGCAATAAACACACCCCATTGTGAAGCTCAACTAGCTGATTTAGGATGTTCTAAAGGCAATGTAAGATGAGCTCTGCTTCATCCTAAAGATGCTGACACATGATGTTATACCAGCATAGGGGGCCATTGAAAGAGATCAAGCTAGAATCTAGTTTAAAGGGTATTTAAGTGCggcttttgttttctttatttattgTTCATTTTGTTAGGATCAAATCATGGAGATATAGagtattggaatagttgattttttttcttcatttatcGTTCCTTTGTGTGCTATTGATGTTATTAAACATTGGGACTGCTTTTGATATTTGTTTTCTTATGTGGTATTATTTTATATCCCAGGCCAATGCTGCATCGGGAATGGCTGTGCATGATGATTGCAAGTTGAAGTTCTTGGAACTTAAGGCAAAAAGAACCCACCGCTTTATTGTTTTCAAAATCGAGGAGAAGCAGAAGCAAGTTATTGTGGAGAAGCTTGGTGAGCCAACCGAGAGCTATGAGGATTTTACTAAATGTCTTCCCGCTGATGAATGTCGTTATGCTGTGTACGATTTTGATTTTCTAACGGCCGAGAACGTCCCAAAGAGCAGAATCTTTTTCATTGCATGGTACTGCAAAGTTTCTTAATCGTGGTGTTCCATTGTTTCCTTTTATTACTTACTATATATTGTTGTTGTCCTATGAAGGTCTCCCGATACATCAAGGATCAGGAGCAAAATGATATACGCTAGCTCCAAAGACAGATTCAAGCGAGAACTGGATGGAATCCAAGTGGAATTGCAAGCAACAGATCCAACCGAGATGGGTCTCGATGTCTTCAAAAGCCGTGCTAACTGAATACAGTTCTTTTAGGCTTTTGCAACGGGGAAGCTTCCTTCCTTCCAGTATGTCTTTTACTTAAGTGAAATGTTTATAGGTTTCGAAATGGCAAAACTTGGACAATTACGGATTTCCAAGTTTTTCCATAAAGacttttatcagtctcgatgatGATAAACCCGTAGTTTCGGGTATATGTGATTTGTTATCTATAGTACCTATGCTTTGAGTGCCTTTCTGTAGTCTTTTATCTCCTTCAGCGCTAATATGCAACTGTTTGTGAGGGTTAGACAACACATTTAGTTCATTTTCAAGTTCATTTTTTTTTCGGTTTAATTTCATTGAATATTGACCCTTGTTTGTTTTCTTTCAGAGTGTTAAAAAGGGTATGCTTTCATGGCTTACGAGtcactgaatttttttttttttttggtattattTATTACACTGGATTTGATCGCAAATTTATTTGTACGAGATATTTTTGCTGGTTGATATTTGTTGGTGAAGAGACTTGGTCTTGAAGTGTGAGAGTGATTGTTAAGTGTTAGCTACTTTTTGCCTGTTGTTTTTTTGAGTGATGGGCTAAGTATTGGATTTGGATGCCAACTttgaatgtttgataatgatGCTTTATCATCTTCTCTCAACTAATTTCTCTTGCTTTTGACTTGTTTGATTGTTTTGTCGATTGTTCGGTTGGttctttgtttaattttttttttcaaaggagttacttttaaaaaaaaaaaaaaaaaacctatgtCTATTTGGTATCTCAAGTTTTTTGGATCTAACTGATGCCACCATCGTTATCCACGCCCCTACTGGTTTTTATACGGTCTTCTTTGATGATCGAAACtctctcttttctcttttcctcttaGTTGCTTTTTATACTGAACTTCATCGTCGTTGGCTGCCCAATGATACATACCCTCACCTAATTCAAAAGAGTACCTAAAAAACCAATAGATGAGTAAGGAGAAAGAGAACGAGCAAGTCAAAGTAAATAGGTGAAAAAACCCATTTTTGGTTTTTAAGATAGCACTTCCCAGCAGTCGAGTTTCAGGGAAAAAAGAGAGAGGAGCAAGAGAGAAGCGCTTCGTCGTTGAAATCAAGGTGAAAGGACATTGGATGTAGACCCTAACGAGCGGCGATGCAGCTCTATGGCTTCAAGGGAGAGAGTTTATCTTGGTTTGAGGAGGAAAATTAAGCTAAAGGGGAAAATGTGTTTTGAACGTCAAACAAAATGGTGGACACTTTTCTGGGTTTCTTTTATCAGCGGTGGGTCGGGGCTTGAACGGTGATGGTGCTGGGAGGAGAACGATGGAAAAGACATAAAagcaaaaagagaaagaaagaacatTATTATTTGGAATAGAGATAtaaaaaacattattatttgcaTGATACgagataataaaatttataaagttTTATGAATTAATTGAGAAATGGGCAGCCTTGCTAAGATaaaattgatgaatttgtattttaTGAATTTGTTTGCCTTTAATTGAGAAATGGACAATTTTGTTCAATACATTTTCTCATCTATTTTCCGAGTTCCCAAACAAGCTGAAAAAAGAAGATCGTcatgttttagttgttttatttttttaagttttaaattaatTGTTTATTTTCGAATTAGATCAGTAATTTCTTCCGATTGAATCGTcttgcttatttatttattttttaatttttagtacGGTGTTTGATCCAAGGTAgttgatttaatttgattttaaaaaaatcgAACAATTAgatgatcattttataatttttcatagttAAGTTATAAAAAGAAACTTATCAATAGTTAGGTTACTATTAATGTAATTCAcccttattttatttgtttaataaaTTTATACGACGAGCAAGATGATATATGTTACTTAGGAGGGCACTGCCTAGAATTGCAAGCAATATATCATAATCAACCTTGATAATGACAACAATAAGAATTATTGCAGagtaataagaaataaaaataaaaaaacgtaAATTTTACATGGAAAACTCTTATTAGGAAAAATCACGGGTAGAAAAGGAAACATTTACAATGTTGAAAACACACAATACAAAAGGAGTTTGACTACTTCTATTTAAGGGTTAAACAACCCTGTTATAACCAATGTCTAATAGAAGAAGTATAGTCTTATACGAATTCAACTTGTGCGGCATAGTCTGTATCTTAGAGGTTCGAGTCGGATCAAACAGGATTCGGGTCACACAACTCTAGCATTGGTAATACTCAAAATGTATGAACTTAGACCCAAAATTAATGAACACAAGCTCAAGCTCAAGCCCAACTAGTATAACAATGTTCAATCAATGAGTAGGCTAGCTAATCATTAACAAGTGACGAGATTCGGGTCACACAACAAAATTGGTTGATATCGGTTTCAATATCTTCAAGAGCCATGTTCATCATTAGGCTTTGTTTTCTTTACGGCAAACTTGGATAAGTTTCGATGCTAATTTCTAAGTTTGGCCGTAGGCTTTCTATTAACATTAGTTATAAATTCATATGTACTTTCAGGTATATCGTATGTGTGATTTATTATCGGTGGAGCCTATGTGTTAAGAGTGCCTTTGTATCGTCTCTTATCTCTTCAAAGCTAACATATGTAGTTGTTTGTGAGGTGTTATACGGCATATTTACAGCTACTTCAATTTAATGGAATGGAATACAGTTGTAATGAAATAACTAATTAATATGAATGGAAAAAAGttgtaataaaaattttaataaaaataatatacgtAGAAATTTTAAACATtagtaattaaaaattatttcatagatatatattatttaaatataattaaaaatataatagtatgatatattaattataaaaatatgatttattgtTAATATTCTATTAATGgataatatttgaaataaataatctAACTATTTATATTTTCCATGGTAAAAAAATCACAATTGGAGTAGTAAAGTTGTTATACTCTGGCATCGTTGGTAAGGATGTAGCCACCGACAAGCAGTGCCTTGACCCCCTTACTAAATGAGAAAATTTCGTTTAAGCCCCtcagtaaaataaaaatatttgatttaaaCCTCTTTAGCCAATTTtttattattctaaaaataataatttaattaaataatttaaattttaataatttatttaatcaaatagcAATCAATCAAATTGAGAATTGGTAGTCTAACTTGTGTGAGAATCAATTTAGTTGTAAAATCATTGGTGCCTCTGGTTTGTGGGAAATTATTTTCAGcccatttaaaatttctttgCTATCCTACTTGAGGTTTGTGCTTTTCGGGTTTGAGGTTGAAGTTTTTCGTATCGAATTATTACGAGTTCAAATAAATTTTGGTTTTGATAAAGTCAGATTCATTTTGAGTTATTTGTTCCtgtcattttttaattttaatttatttgagtTCATTTCATTTCGATTTAAATAAGCATGggttctattttttttaataatcagTTAGATTAGATTAGAATTTCGGGTTGAAATTAAAAGATTTAACTTAAACTGTTGTTCCCAAAATAAATAGTTTTTTCTATGTACAAGTCGAATTCGATATTCAAATTGGATTACCCTAAAATCTATATCACTGTTAAAATTAATTTgttataaaatttatcattaaataaaataaaattacaattttattatataaatagttGCTTGAgtccaaacttaaatatataGTGGTCCCATTTAGGCTTGACTCAGTctcattaaaatgtgaaatgaaaagaattaaagattaattaaaaaattagagACATGTCATATTTTTTAACTTttctctctctatttttttttacaatgtcatatttttaattcaatattttgtcTAATTTCAGTTTTAATCTTATTATTAGGCTTAGTTACAAAATTGGACTTCAACTTATATTATTTTACATAAAATGCACGAAATCCAATAAAAATGTATCACAAGTATAAATTTTTTGGATAAAATGAGTCGAAATTAACAATTAATTCTTTCTATGACAATCCCATTTGTCTGTCAAAATTTTGCCAGTTATAAAAAGGTGGTTGTTATACACCTACTGTGATAGAGAGATAATTGTTGTAAAACTTACAATTAAACTCATATCGTGAATTTTCATTAAATAAAGAAACTGAGAAATACATTAAAAAAACCAACGGTGATGTTTATTGACAtgacatataaaataaatagtgcTATGTTAACATAAAACACATATGAATTATTACATAAGTTGTCACACCGAtatcattaaagaaaataaatgttttaattagtatttttgcTAAAAAAccgattaattatttttaaaaataaacgattaaatttaacttataaaacaaataagaaccaaattgacaaaaattatcgaaataatgTTGTATAAAAAAATCATACTATTCCAAAAGCTAGTCaaaggaaaaaaatatgaaaGTGACATGAAAGCTGCCCTTgaagaatttaaaatatttaatttctaatcATGTATATTAATTAGTATATGCTTATAATAAACAttgatttataaaaaataattaagtataTGCTTACACTAAACAATAATTTGTTAATAAATTAATCCTCAGTCTACAAAATGCTTTGATCAGCACTTAAAAACAAAAGGGTAAATTGTATTTGTAGTCATCCAAccattagtaaatttcttttttggtcatcctactataaaaaattacaaaatggttactcaaatatttaattttgttttttagtCACCCAACTACCTTAGATTTTTGGGTGTTTCTATTTTTACGTTAGCTAGCTGGTGgcagaaaaagtgatcgaattatgaaaagttacaaaataataaCTCAACTGTTCATGTTTATCTattttagtcacccaactatCTTGAATTTTTGGGTGTTTTACTGTTTTCATTTTTACGTTAGCCAAcaagacaaaattgaatagtCGTGGTTACCCaactataaaaagttacaaaatagttacTCAATTATACAATTGTCTTTTTTAGTCACCCAACTATCTTGGATTTTTAGGTGTTGCCATTTTTACATTAGCCAGCTGGTGACAAAAAAAAGTTATCAAAcaatgaaaagttacaaaatagtaaCGAAACTAatcaattttgtcttttttagTCACCCAATTCTCTTGGTTTTTTGGGTGTTTTACTGGTTTCATTTTTACGTTAGCCAGCTGGTgataaaaaagacaaaattgaatagtcgagtaatcattttgtaacttttcataattaggtgatcaaaaaagaaatttactaatagttggaTGGGTAGTAGTGTAGTTTAGCCTTTTTTAAGCATATGCTTACACTAAACTTTGATTTGTTAATAAATTAATCCTTGGTCTACCAAATGCTTTGATCATcacataaaaacaaaaataagaacACCCAAAGCCGGCACAGCTAACACAACACCTTGTAATAATTCAATGACCGGCCTTCATTTCTTTTTGTAATAATCCCTGAAATTTCATGAAATAAATCTTCTTCTTCATAATTCCATTGAAGCTACCTTTTTATGATTACTTGTTCAACAAGGTAACTTGTTCTTCATTGTGTTCTTTCATGGCGGGAAACTATAGGTTTGCAATGGACCAAAAAGATCTTGTAAGAACATTGATTACGACAGTAGGAAGTTTCATTCAAGATCGATTGATCGATAAAGAGCAAAGGATTCAACACAAAGAACAGTGTGCCGAAAGATTAGCTGCCGAAGACGGAAGCTCGGGGAACGATGTTGAAGTCCGATATTCTGATCAAGCTGTGTTAGCGAATCTCGATTGGGGTATCGAAGCACTCGAAGAAGCTATTAATACGTCAAATATCGAAACCAAACATGCTAGATTAGATTATGCTGAAAAGATGCTACAAGTATGTGCTATGTTGGTTTCAAATCAAAAAACTGCTGGTGTGCCTAATTCTTATTTATCAGCATGGGCTTATTTGAATCTTTCGTATTTATGGAAACTTCGTAACGATGTTCGTAACTCAGTGATTTATGTTCTCGAGATGTTTATTGTCGAACCCTTTTTTTCTCGGATCGATTTTGCGCCCGAGCTTTGGAAAAATCTGTTCTTACCACATATGAGTTCAATTGCAGGGTGGTATGCTGAAGctaggcataaacttataatggAAGTAGTACCTGATTCAAATGATATATCATTTACTGCTGATTTAGATCAATTTTTCAATGAATCGTTGGTTTTTTCGATGCGGCCGGATCAAATCGAGAAGATGAAGAAACTTGAACAACTTTATAGCGAATCATTAGACGAAAACACACGATTGTTTGCTAAATATTATAAAGATTGTATGAATTCTGATTCAGGTTCGGGTGTTAACAAGAAAGTTATGGCTCCTATGTTACCGATTGCCGAGCCACCGATGACTCCGCTTCATGAGGTGAGTCGGTCCATCCCGGATTATGTCAAATTCGGTCCTATATTGCCGAAAAGTGCTGGATTTTCGCCGGTTCTTAAATCGAAACACGGTGGAAGAGATGTAAACAGGTTAGCTTTAATTACTGTtgaaaattattagtaaattataACATGTTTCTTATAATGTTGATGTGTACATTTGGTTATAGCAGAGTGAACTTAAATTCTTCGGTTTTTTCGCATAGTATTGATGATTCTGCAGCATGGGATCCTCAAGTAAGAACCCGAAACTTGAATC contains the following coding sequences:
- the LOC108467214 gene encoding actin-depolymerizing factor 1-like isoform X1 produces the protein MLLNIGTAFDICFLMWYYFISQANAASGMAVHDDCKLKFLELKAKRTHRFIVFKIEEKQKQVIVEKLGEPTESYEDFTKCLPADECRYAVYDFDFLTAENVPKSRIFFIAWSPDTSRIRSKMIYASSKDRFKRELDGIQVELQATDPTEMGLDVFKSRAN
- the LOC108467285 gene encoding actin-depolymerizing factor 2-like, with protein sequence MANAASGMAVHDDCKLKFLELKAKRTHRFIVFKIEEKQKQVIVEKLGEPTESYEDFTKCLPADECRYAVYDFDFLTAENVPKSRIFFIAWSPDTSRIRSKMIYASSKDRFKRELDGIQVELQATDPTEMGLDVFKSRAN
- the LOC108467214 gene encoding actin-depolymerizing factor 2-like isoform X2, with amino-acid sequence MANAASGMAVHDDCKLKFLELKAKRTHRFIVFKIEEKQKQVIVEKLGEPTESYEDFTKCLPADECRYAVYDFDFLTAENVPKSRIFFIAWSPDTSRIRSKMIYASSKDRFKRELDGIQVELQATDPTEMGLDVFKSRAN